One window from the genome of Danaus plexippus chromosome 3 unlocalized genomic scaffold, MEX_DaPlex mxdp_30, whole genome shotgun sequence encodes:
- the LOC116769606 gene encoding O-acyltransferase like protein-like, which translates to MYKINLFVTLFVCVSYVSGKVNSTEDGTSSRMAWMKSLLDHHDWINVLNGSHNVSEKCESDLRQYLTALNDGLLWASKIYDASGQYSPNMLFGNEFWLGSINACRDLQHKEYYAQTPPFPCTFYVAKINLTVDGDHIPQTRPMLVGQCVPASCDKDDLKSVLDAAETAIVERAVANGFIASFTTLYVRPVPGTYDVLKDFKFHILTTVILTVSVWMLVASAYEGYLERKYRNKEPKDLEVANNNHKPTANNNNTPQASAKNVDNDIKEKDIRRDVCGVWSEILLSFSILSNGRAILSTHKPSDGALTCLHGMRFLSVLWVIMVHTYLTVFYIADNKTMRVVTERNFLYQSVGNASYCVDTFFFISGLLVTVLFLRTEESKANRKKIAKCRENNKETNKNQNSYTNSALSVSVVSQESFYEDLLDKPEVRVYSKREVFGMTKSFLVLLSYRVVRLTPAYAFVIGLNELALRYTYDHTVFEPAIFDHINCNHYWWRNLLYINNLFPQKDMCMVWSWYMANDTQFYAVGIILLLISIKHTRFAMVSLILVLVSSWATTIYVSVWHQYKARIQEPFEMFDPLYDKPWSRIGPYLVGMIVGWYLHKTKCQIKMPYWLVAVGWPASLIIIASLIFGMVDGYFEVWPTAFYVSVGHTGWGVALAWISIACCCGYGGLIKSGLSYRGLLPLSRLTYCAYLVHPTIMMYTSFLLDGPLHLENSMVLVIYSGYAVMAFLASFAISLAFEAPAVRLLKIITGGSKSEK; encoded by the exons atgtataaaattaatttatttgtgacattgtttgtgtgtgtgagttACGTAAGTGGGAAAGTGAACTCTACGGAGGATGGGACAAGCTCTCGTATGGCTTGGATGAAGAGTTTATTGGACCATCATGACTGGATTAACGTTCTGAATGGAAGCCATAATGTGTCCGAAAAGTGTGAATCGGATTTGAGGCAGTACCTGACGGCGTTGAATGATGGACTGCTGTGGGCTTCCAaaa ttTATGATGCATCAGGCCAGTATAGTCCAAACATGCTATTTGGGAACGAATTCTGGCTCGGATCAATAAACGCATGTCGTGATTTGCAACACAAAGAGTACTATGCGCAAACGCCGCCTTTCCCTTGTACCTTCTATGTTGCCAAAATTAACCTCACCGTCGACGGAGATCACATACCAcag ACAAGGCCTATGCTTGTCGGTCAGTGCGTGCCGGCGTCTTGCGATAAAGATGATTTGAAATCTGTATTGGATGCTGCGGAGACGGCAATCGTTGAAAGGGCCGTAGCCAATGGCTTCATCGCTTCCTTCACTACCCTCTACGTCCGACCTGTCCCTGGCACTTatgatgttttaaaagattttaaatttcatatattaac gacCGTTATTTTGACGGTGTCGGTGTGGATGTTGGTAGCTTCTGCCTACGAAGGTTACTTGGAGAGAAAATACCGCAATAAAGAACCGAAGGATCTAGAAGTAGCCAACAACAATCACAAACCAACT GCGAATAACAATAACACACCACAAGCGTCTGCAAAAAACGTGGACAACGATATCAAAGAAAAAGATATAAGAAGAGATGTTTGCG gAGTATGGTCTGAAATTCTGCTGTCATTTTCAATACTCTCTAATGGGCGAGCCATTCTGAGCACACACAAGCCGAGCGATGGAGCACTAACTTGCTTACACGGCATGAG ATTCCTTTCCGTGTTGTGGGTCATCATGGTGCACACATATTTGACAGTTTTCTACATAGCAGATAACAAGACTATGAGAGTGGTCACTGAAAGGAATTTTCTTTATCAATCAGTCGGTAATGCATCCTACTGTGTGGAcacatttttctttatcag CGGTCTGCTCGTCACTGTGCTTTTCTTGAGAACAGAGGAGAGTAAGGCTAATCggaaaaaaatagcaaaatgCAGGGAAAATAATaaggaaacaaacaaaaaccaGAATAGTTATACAAATTCAGCGTTATCGGTCTCAGTCGTTAGCCAAGAATCGTTCTACGAAGATTTACTTGACAAGCCGGAGGTTAGGGTTTACAGCAAACGAGAAGTCTTCGGTATGACGAAGTCTTTTCTCGTCCTCCTATCATACCGCGTGGTGAGGCTGACGCCGGCGTATGCGTTCGTCATCGGTTTGAACGAGCTGGCGCTTCGGTACACCTACGACCACACGGTGTTCGAGCCGGCTATCTTCGACCACATCAACTGCAACCATTACTGGTGGCGTAACTTGctctacataaataatttatttcctcAAAAAGACATGTGCATGGTCTGGTCCTGGTACATGGCTAATGACACGCAATTTTATGCTGTCGGTATAATACTGCTGTTGATATCCATCAA GCATACGAGATTCGCGATGGTGTCCCTGATCCTGGTGTTGGTTAGTTCCTGGGCAACCACCATCTACGTGTCAGTGTGGCACCAGTACAAAGCTCGCATTCAAGAGCCGTTTGAAATGTTTGATCCACTTTATGACAAACCGTGGTCCCGCATCGGACCTTATTTGGTTG GAATGATCGTAGGGTggtatttacataaaactaaatgtcaaataaaaatgccATATTGGCTGGTAGCGGTTGGCTGGCCGGCCTCCCTCATTATTATTGCCAGCCTCATCTTTGGTATGGTGGACGGATACTTTGAAGTCTGGCCAACCGCCTTTTACGTCAGTGTTGGTCATACAG GGTGGGGCGTGGCTCTCGCATGGATTTCAATAGCGTGTTGCTGTGGTTACGGAGGACTTATCAAATCAGGGCTGTCCTACCGTGGACTGTTGCCACTCAGCCGACTCACGTACTGCGCGTACCTCGTGCATCCAACCATCATGATGTATACCTCCTTCTTGCTAGACGGGCCTCTGCATCTGGAAAACTCTATGGTG CTCGTCATATACTCGGGGTACGCCGTCATGGCATTCCTGGCTTCGTTCGCTATTTCACTGGCATTTGAGGCGCCCGCAGTGAGACTGTTGAAGATTATCACTGGAGGAAGCAAGAGCGAAAAATAG
- the LOC116771064 gene encoding odorant receptor 85c-like, which translates to MDDVTRVAAKREIDESLMLSTFSMRRIGLSFDEALTAGAYFRQKLIFIASVCGIFAHVFSELVNIILTFYNSPRVEDVVPLLHTFGYGALSIAKVFVLWYKNKVFGELIDELASIWPMPPIDEDALIVKKKSVAALRISHRWYFGVNVAGVWFYNVTPIVIYFYQLWQGHDAQIGFVWVSWYPFDKNEPIAHVAVYLFEIFAGVTCVWIMVSSDLLFSGMASHIALLLRILQRRLESLGTTDKTDDEDYEDIRSNIKLHQRLMSYCSNLEDAFSLVNLINIVMSSINICCVVFVIVLLEPIMAVSNKLFLGSALIQVGSMCWYADDIFHANENIAAAICNTNWYKMSPRCRRALLFFIARCQKPIAFTAMKFTNISLVTYSSILTRSYSYFALLYTMYNDR; encoded by the exons ATGGATGATGTTACTAGAGTCGCAGCTAAACGTGAAATCGACGAGTCGCTGATGTTAAGCACATTCAGTATGCGTCGTATCGGATTATCGTTTGATGAAGCTTTAACTGCCGGCGCTTATTTTCGTcagaaacttatttttatagcgTCTGTTTGTGGAATTTTTGCTCATGTTTTCTCTGAGTTAGTAAACATTATTCTCACCTTCTACAACTCGCCACGTGTGGAGGACGTTGTTCCTCTTTTACATACGTTCGGTTACGGCGCTCTGA GTATAGCTAAAGTATTCGTTTTGTGGTATAAAAATAAGGTATTCGGTGAGTTGATTGATGAACTGGCAAGTATATGGCCCATGCCCCCCATTGATGAGGATGCATTGATTGTAAAAAAGAAAAGCGTAGCAGCTCTTCGAATAAGTCATCGCT GGTACTTCGGTGTTAATGTTGCAGGAGTGTGGTTTTACAATGTGACGCctattgtgatatatttttaccagcTTTGGCAAGGACACGATGCCCAAATTGGTTTTGTCTGGGTGTCTTGGTACccttttgataaaaatgaacCCATTGCTCATGTTGCGGTTTACCTATTCGAAATCTTCGCTG GTGTTACCTGCGTATGGATAATGGTATCGTCTGACTTACTGTTCTCTGGGATGGCAAGTCATATCGCGCTTCTATTGCGTATACTTCAACGCCGCCTGGAATCTCTTGGCACCACAGACAAAACTGACGACGAAGATTATGAAGATATTAGATCAAACATCAAACTGCATCAAAGATTAATGAG TTATTGTAGTAACTTGGAAGATGCATTTTCTCTCGTTAATCTCATAAACATTGTTATGAGCTCAATTAACATTTGCTGTGTCGTTTTTGTAATTGTT ctCCTAGAACCAATAATGGCGGTAAGCAACAAACTATTTTTGGGTTCCGCGTTGATACAAGTGGGATCAATGTGTTGGTACGCAGATGATATTTTTCATGCG AATGAAAACATTGCCGCAGCAATATGTAACACCAATTGGTACAAGATGAGTCCTCGTTGTCGACGAGCCCTGTTATTCTTTATTGCAAG aTGCCAAAAACCGATTGCATTTACAGCTATGAAATTCACCAACATTTCACTCGTTACATATTCATCG aTTCTGACAAGATCATATTCGTATTTCGCTCTACTTTACACAATGTATAATGACCGttaa